One genomic region from Actinocatenispora thailandica encodes:
- a CDS encoding histidine phosphatase family protein, translating into MSTVHLVQHGEKQRRGGDPGLTVTGRAQALWTGSCLRGKGITQVWSSPLRRSRETAEIIAAVLGLPVQTDPRLRERMSWDGSQPFDVFQREWERSTADRDYRPLWGDSSRDAGDRIAGFLREHAEDRGNTVVVSHGGVTVDLVRTLFGDEPLAGRPELLARGVSPCSLTTVRFDGAAPELERFADDRHLSAPEAPTGAFTHQVGGYRPRWLYTAREILDVHGERLSRLAGRPLEHTWVLWDRDLDEWYSEGPVVFQFAGERLTACHRRTGECSLSWDDLDPTEPVDAGDESLRLCWRADVLPPLGPAVGHPLRLLDLVEDGDPDGRWLISGLDFGFDDPHVVLANVDGHNALLGVPAAGSEPRRRIRVS; encoded by the coding sequence ATGAGCACCGTCCACCTCGTCCAGCACGGCGAGAAACAACGCAGGGGAGGCGACCCGGGACTGACCGTCACCGGGCGCGCCCAGGCGCTGTGGACCGGGTCGTGCCTGCGAGGCAAGGGCATCACCCAGGTCTGGTCCAGCCCGCTGCGGCGCAGCCGGGAGACCGCGGAGATCATCGCCGCCGTGCTCGGCCTGCCGGTGCAGACCGACCCGCGGCTGCGGGAGCGGATGAGCTGGGACGGCAGCCAGCCGTTCGACGTCTTCCAGCGCGAGTGGGAACGCTCCACCGCCGATCGCGACTACCGGCCGCTGTGGGGCGACAGTTCCCGGGACGCCGGTGACCGCATCGCCGGGTTCCTCCGCGAGCACGCCGAGGACCGCGGGAACACGGTGGTCGTCTCGCACGGCGGCGTCACCGTCGACCTGGTTCGTACCCTGTTCGGCGACGAGCCGCTCGCCGGCCGACCCGAACTGCTCGCCCGCGGGGTGTCCCCCTGCTCGCTGACCACGGTGCGGTTCGACGGGGCCGCACCGGAACTCGAACGGTTCGCGGACGACCGGCACCTGTCCGCGCCGGAGGCGCCGACCGGCGCGTTCACCCACCAGGTCGGCGGGTACCGGCCGCGCTGGCTCTACACCGCCCGGGAGATCCTGGACGTGCACGGCGAGCGGCTGTCCCGGCTCGCCGGCCGGCCGCTGGAACACACCTGGGTGCTGTGGGACCGCGACCTCGACGAGTGGTACAGCGAGGGGCCGGTGGTCTTCCAGTTCGCCGGCGAGCGGCTCACCGCCTGCCACCGGCGTACCGGCGAATGCTCGCTGAGCTGGGACGATCTCGATCCGACCGAGCCGGTCGACGCCGGGGACGAGAGCCTGCGGTTGTGCTGGCGGGCCGACGTGCTGCCACCGCTCGGCCCGGCCGTCGGGCATCCGCTGCGGCTGCTGGACCTGGTCGAGGACGGCGACCCGGACGGTCGGTGGCTGATCAGCGGGCTGGACTTCGGCTTCGACGACCCGCACGTGGTGCTCGCGAACGTCGACGGGCACAACGCCCTGCTCGGGGTGCCGGCCGCCGGCTCCGAACCGCGCCGCCGGATCCGCGTTTCCTGA
- a CDS encoding DUF3151 domain-containing protein, translating into MSVSHQNLMPEPPATLLAEEPEPAAELDAAVRDGGDVTAVAAHFPAYSAAWAELAERALGNGEVVAAYAYARTGYHRGLDQLRRNGWKGFGPVPWSHLPNRGFLRCLHALGQAADQIGESDEAARCATFLRDCDPSAADALDG; encoded by the coding sequence ATGAGCGTGTCGCACCAGAACCTGATGCCCGAGCCGCCGGCGACCCTGCTGGCCGAGGAGCCCGAGCCGGCCGCCGAACTGGACGCGGCGGTGCGCGATGGCGGTGACGTCACCGCGGTCGCGGCGCACTTCCCGGCGTACAGCGCGGCCTGGGCCGAGCTGGCCGAGCGCGCCCTCGGGAACGGCGAGGTCGTCGCGGCGTACGCGTACGCGCGCACCGGCTACCACCGCGGCCTCGACCAGCTGCGCCGCAACGGCTGGAAGGGGTTCGGCCCGGTGCCGTGGTCGCACCTGCCGAACCGCGGCTTCCTGCGCTGCCTGCACGCGCTCGGGCAGGCCGCCGACCAGATCGGCGAGTCCGACGAGGCGGCCCGCTGCGCCACCTTCCTGCGCGACTGCGATCCCTCCGCCGCCGACGCCCTCGACGGCTGA
- a CDS encoding putative quinol monooxygenase — MIIEYTRYRIPVGDAEVFESAYARAAVPLASAPQCVDYELTRCDDDPESYVLRITWTSAADHLTGFRSSPAFRAFFAEIKPYVAAIQEMRHYTRTAVAGRGAAA; from the coding sequence ATGATCATCGAGTACACCCGCTATCGGATTCCGGTCGGCGACGCCGAGGTGTTCGAGTCCGCGTACGCCCGCGCCGCGGTGCCGCTCGCCAGCGCACCGCAGTGCGTCGACTACGAACTGACCCGCTGCGACGACGACCCCGAGTCGTACGTCCTGCGCATCACCTGGACCTCCGCCGCCGATCATCTCACCGGCTTCCGCAGCAGCCCCGCCTTCCGGGCGTTCTTCGCCGAGATCAAGCCGTACGTCGCGGCCATCCAGGAAATGCGCCACTACACCCGGACCGCCGTGGCCGGCCGCGGCGCCGCCGCCTGA
- a CDS encoding winged helix-turn-helix transcriptional regulator codes for MSAARGYHCPVELTMDVLGHKWTAVILAHLKEGVHRYGELRRRMPDVSEKMLTQRLRELERARLVARTVHDGVPAPVSYRLTDEGASLAPVLQSLYDWGTEHAARHAIPLDPIN; via the coding sequence GTGAGCGCCGCGCGCGGCTACCACTGCCCGGTCGAGCTGACCATGGACGTCCTCGGGCACAAGTGGACGGCGGTGATCCTGGCGCACCTGAAGGAGGGCGTGCACCGCTACGGCGAGCTGCGCCGCCGGATGCCCGACGTCAGCGAGAAGATGCTCACCCAGCGGCTGCGGGAGCTGGAGCGGGCCCGGCTCGTCGCCCGCACCGTGCACGACGGGGTGCCGGCGCCCGTCTCGTACCGGCTGACCGACGAGGGCGCCAGCCTCGCCCCCGTGCTGCAGTCGCTGTACGACTGGGGCACCGAACACGCCGCCCGGCACGCCATCCCGCTCGACCCGATCAACTGA